The following coding sequences are from one Saccopteryx bilineata isolate mSacBil1 chromosome 3, mSacBil1_pri_phased_curated, whole genome shotgun sequence window:
- the LOC136330189 gene encoding tetrapeptide repeat homeobox protein 2-like codes for MQEPEFPVGFSPSLGPPKRKRRQRTSYSAEQRQELEEFFASKLYPTYEEREALAAKLNLQENQVQLWFKNRRAKHNRLLGLTKKKGRGARAAPQGPGVCTSAPPPAPAPPPAPAPAPAGLVFPEDSVLHGGPVFSEDPVLAGVPALFEDTGFCSLSPPSAFGVVPAAESGVSSHSQAWWDPAQGAQTMVPAAPAPAPAPASASTPVWPQDSYAPNSSPDPVVIPHFSELLSFLQEPSSSSTAGYPGHDSVGLNDSGPKELLDL; via the exons ATGCAGGAACCCGAATTTCCCGTGG GTTTCTCACCGTCCCTAGGACCCCCGAAGAGAAAGCGGCGGCAGCGCACGAGTTACAGCGCAGAACAGAGGCAGGAGCTGGAGGAATTCTTTGCGAGCAAGCTTTATCCGACCTACGAGGAACGCGAGGCCCTGGCAGCCAAGCTAAACCTTCAAGAGAACCAAGTGCAG TTGTGGTTTAAGAACCGCAGGGCCAAACACAATAGGCTGCTGGGACTGACCAAGAAGAAAGGCCGGGGTGCCCGCGCTGCGCCCCAGGGCCCCGGAGTCTGCACGTCTGcgcctccccctgcccctgcgcctccccctgcccctgcgCCTGCCCCTGCGGGCCTCGTGTTCCCCGAGGACTCGGTGCTCCACGGGGGCCCTGTGTTCTCTGAGGACCCGGTGCTCGCTGGGGTCCCTGCGCTCTTCGAGGACACAGGTTTCTGCAGCCTCTCTCCGCCCAGCGCCTTCGGAGTCGTCCCAGCAGCGGAATCCGGCGTCTCCAGCCACAGCCAGGCCTGGTGGGACCCTGCGCAGGGCGCCCAGACCATGGTCCCGGCTGCACCAgctccggccccggccccggcctcgGCCTCGACCCCAGTCTGGCCTCAGGACTCCTACGCTCCGAATTCCTCGCCAGACCCTGTTGTGATTCCTCATTTCTCAGAGCTACTCTCATTCTTGCAAGAACCGTCCTCTTCCTCTACGGCTGGGTACCCAGGACATGACTCTGTGGGTTTGAACGACTCCGGCCCCAAGGAGTTACTGGACCTATAG